Proteins found in one Physeter macrocephalus isolate SW-GA chromosome 17, ASM283717v5, whole genome shotgun sequence genomic segment:
- the ZNF613 gene encoding LOW QUALITY PROTEIN: zinc finger protein 613 (The sequence of the model RefSeq protein was modified relative to this genomic sequence to represent the inferred CDS: deleted 2 bases in 1 codon): protein MKMIKDQGSLTLEDVAVDFTWEEWQLLAPPQKDLYRDVMLENYSNLLSVGYQASKPDALSRLERGEPWPVEDDSHSRICPEMRKDDCLLQEDLQNQRCPKRMERCHEHNALGNIVHRSKSNFPLRQNHDMLDFHGKTLKSNLSLVSQNRSYEVKNPLGNGESFLHAKHEQFHSEMKFTECGSSMNTNLQFIKHLGTQKINKPHLCTECGKAFIKKSRLIDHQRVHTGEKPHGCSICGKAFSRKSRLTEHQKTHIGEKQYTCTECDKAFPKKSRLLIHQKTHTGEKPYICEECGKGFIKKSRLINHQRVHTGEKPHGCSLCDKAFSRKSRLIEHQRTHTGEKPYECTECDKAFRWKSQLNAHQKTHTGEKSYICSDCGKGFIQKGNLIVHQRTHTGEKPYMCNECGKGFIQKGNLLIHQRTHTGEKPYVCSECGKGFSQKTCLISHQRFHTGKTPFVCTECGKSCSHKSGLINHQRIHTGEKPYTCSDCGKAFRDKSCLNRHRRTHTGERPYGCTDCGKAFSHLSCLVYHKGMLHARETWRFSQVGKSFLRESQLITFK, encoded by the exons ATGAAAATGATCAAGGACCAG GGATCGCTGACACTGGAGGATGTGGCCGTGGACTTCACGTGGGAGGAGTGGCAGCTCCTGGCCCCTCCTCAGAAGGACTTGTATCGGGacgtgatgctggagaactaTAGCAACCTGCTGTCCGTGG GGTATCAAGCCAGCAAGCCGGATGCTCTCTCCAGATTGGAACGAGGAGAACCGTGGCCAGTAGAAGATGACAGCCACAGTCGAATCTGTCCAG aAATGAGGAAAGATGACTGTCTTCTGCAGGAGGACTTGCAAAATCAAAGATGTCCAAAAAGAATGGAACGATGTCACGAACATAATGCACTTGGAAACATTGTTCATCGGAGCAAAAGTAACTTTCCTTTAAGGCAAAATCATGATATGTTGGACTTTCATGGGAAAACACTGAAATCAAATTTAAGTTTAGTCAGCCAGAACAGAAGCTATGAAGTAAAGAACCCTCTTGGAAATGGGGAATCCTTCCTCCATGCAAAGCATGAGCAATTTCATAGTGAAATGAAATTTACTGAATGTGGAAGTTCTATGAACACAAATTTGCAGTTCATTAAGCATCTAGGAactcaaaagataaataaacccCACTTATGCactgaatgtgggaaagctttcatCAAGAAGTCCCGCCTCATCGATCATCAGAGAGTGCACACAGGAGAAAAACCTCATGGATGCAGTAtatgtgggaaagccttctccAGAAAGTCCAGGCTCACTGAACACCAGAAAACCCATATAGGGGAGAAACAGTATACATGCACTGAATGTGACAAAGCCTTCCCCAAGAAATCACGGCTGCTTATTCATCAGAAAACTCATACAGGAGAAAAACCCTACATATGTGAGGAATGTGGAAAAGGCTTCATCAAGAAGTCTCGGCTCATTAATCATCAGAGGgttcatacaggagagaaacctcATGGGTGCAGTCTGTGTGACAAAGCATTCTCCAGGAAGTCCCGGCTCATCGAACATCAAAGAACTCATAcgggagaaaaaccatatgaatgCACCGAATGTGACAAAGCCTTCCGCTGGAAATCACAGCTTAATGCACACCAGAAAACTCATACAGGAGAGAAATCATATATATGCAGTGATTGTGGAAAAGGCTTCATTCAGAAGGGCAATCTCATTGTACATCAGcgaactcacactggagagaaaccctatatgTGCAATGAATGTGGAAAAGGCTTCATCCAGAAGGGCAATCTCCTCATACATCAAcgaactcacactggagagaaaccctatgtaTGCAGTGAGTGTGGGAAAGGCTTCAGCCAGAAAACATGCCTCATCTCACATCAGAGATTTCACACTGGAAAAACTCCCTTTGTATGTACCGAATGTGGAAAATCATGTTCACACAAGTCTGGCCTCATTaaccatcagagaattcacacaggagagaaaccctacaCGTGCAGTgactgtgggaaagccttcagggaTAAGTCGTGCCTCAATAGACATCGGAGAACTCATACAGGAGAGAGACCCTATGGATGCACTGACTGTGGGAAAGCCTTCTCCCACTTGTCATGCCTCGTGTACCACAAGGGGATGCTGCATGCA AGAGAAACGTGGAGATTCAGTCAAGTTGGAAAATCCTTTCTCAGAGAGTCCCAGCTCATCACGTTCAAGTGA